Genomic segment of Streptomyces zhihengii:
ATCATGCCGTACATCAGGACCGTCCGGCCGCGGCCGTCGGTGAGCCGCAGGATGGAGCGGACGAGGGTGTCGGCGACTCCCGTGACCCGCAGCACCTCCCCGGTCGCCGCGCCGAAGACGATGATCAGGCCGATGACGGTGACCGGGTCGGTGACGGATCCGCCGAGCACGTCGGCGGCCTTCCCGGGCGCGGGCAGCACCACCAGGGCGGCGCTCACCAGCGCGAGCGCGGTGACGGTGACGAGCGAGGTGCCGGTCAGCGCGAGCACGGCGTAGAGGGCGATCGGCAACAGCCCCCAGGCGGTGGGGCCTTCGGTGGTGAGGCCGACGGCCAGGCTGAGCAGCAGGGCGGCGGCCGCCGCGCTCCGGGTGAGGAGGAGCCGGCGGCGGGCGGGGGCCGGCGGCGGGCCGCCGTCGGTGGCGGCCGTGGGAACGGCGGACTGAGGCATGGCGGATCCTCGGGGATGGGCGGGCAAGGGGGTCGGGGGCCGGGGGGCACCCGGTGACACGACCGGGTCGGCGGCGTGCCCCGGCACGGGGATTCGGCGCGGGGTGTGCAGGGGGTCGGTGTGCCCCGGCACGGGGTTCAACGGAAGGAGCGCAGGGCGTCGGTGTGGCCCCCGAAGGGTGCAACGCCGGGCACGCAGGGCGTCAACGCGCCCCGGCACGGGGGTTCAGCGCAGGGTGTGCAGGGCGTCGGCGTGCCGCGCCCCGCTCTCCGCCGCGATCTCGTCGAGGGTCTGGGCGTCCCGGACGGGTGCGCAGCGCACCTGCCCGCCGTCGAGGACGTAGCCGTGCACGGCGGGCCGGGGCAGGCTGTTGTACGCCCACGGAGTGGAGAAGTAGTAGGCGCCCGTGTCGTAGAGCACCACGTGGTCGCCCTCGGTGAGCGCGGGCAGCGGGCGTGCCTCGGCGACGACGTCACCGGCGAAGCAGCAGGGCCCGGCGACGTCCTGCACGACGTCGGGGCCGGTCTTCGGGTGTCCCTGCGCGTCGAAGGCGCCGACGCGCAGCGGCCAGGCGCCGGGCATCAGCACGGTGCGGGTCGCGGTCTGCGCCCCGGCGTGGGTCACGGCGATCCGCCGGCCCCCGGCCTCCTTGGCGTACTCGACACGGGCCGCGATGAACCCGTTCTTGGCCAGCAGCGACCGGCCGAACTCGGTCACCAGGCCGTAGCGTCCGTCGAACAGGCCCGGCACCGCGGCCCGCAGGGCGGCCGTGTAGTCGTCGAACGTGGGGCGGACGGTGTCGTCGGCGAAGTTGACCGGCAGGCCGCCCCCGATGTCGAGGCCGGTGATCTGACGCCTGCCGAGCCGTTCGTTGATCTCCTCTGCGAGGCGGTACGTCTCGGCGACGCCCTCCGCGATGAGCTCCAGCGGGCAGCCCTGCGAGCCGACATGGGCGTGCAGCCGGGTCAGCCAGGGCCGCCGCGCGAACGCG
This window contains:
- a CDS encoding diaminopimelate decarboxylase, translated to MTSHSPHPGVPADPTPTPTAQPAVGTSTAAGRAGLVLRHALDEGLLTAREPVAGFLDTDGVRETVRALHTAFAPVPDVLHTFAVKASSLVPVLRLLTGLGMGCEVASPGELRLALDAGCDPSRIVLDSPAKTREEIAEALALGVALNADNLDELDRIDALRPDGCASVVGLRVNPQVGGGSIGAMSTATATSKFGVALRDEGAREAVHRAFARRPWLTRLHAHVGSQGCPLELIAEGVAETYRLAEEINERLGRRQITGLDIGGGLPVNFADDTVRPTFDDYTAALRAAVPGLFDGRYGLVTEFGRSLLAKNGFIAARVEYAKEAGGRRIAVTHAGAQTATRTVLMPGAWPLRVGAFDAQGHPKTGPDVVQDVAGPCCFAGDVVAEARPLPALTEGDHVVLYDTGAYYFSTPWAYNSLPRPAVHGYVLDGGQVRCAPVRDAQTLDEIAAESGARHADALHTLR